GAGCACCGGTCTCCAAAACCGGCGGTTGGGGGTTCAAATCCCTCTGGGCCTGCCATCCTCACCGAACACGCCCGGATCACCTGCATCGGTTCAGCGCTTCAGGTTCGCCCAGACCGTCGCGGCTTTGGCTGCCGGATGAACCGCCAGCGGGTTCAGATTGTCCCGCAAGTAGTCGTACTGCACCGTCATCGTGCCGGCAGCGCCGTCGACACCACCGTACACACTGACCTGGAGCGGCGGCGTCAACGCGAAGTTCGTGGGCCCCACCTTCGTCCAGGCGTCGCCTTCCTTCATCTTCCAGTAGGCTGCGTACTCCGCGCCGTTCTTGGTCAGACGCATGTGGAGGTCAGCGACGCCTCCAGCCGAGACGAAGCCGGGAGCCTTCCCCGTCAGACCGTTCCCGTTCTCGTTCTGCTTCGTCTGGAACTGCAACTGGGCATCCCCGGCTGCGTGACCCCAGAACTTGAGGGTGACCCAGTTATTGTCTTTGACGCTGGTCGCTGTGAGCCCCGCCACGACGGAGTTGGCGGCGAACTCGACCATCATGCGCGTCTCGACGTCGAAGGGCTCGTCGGGAACTTCTTGATAGAGCCGCGACGCGTCATCCGCCGTCCACAGGTTCCGGTTCACGTCGGCGACGATGGTGAGCCAGCCAGCCTTGGTCTTGCCCAGGTCCCACTTCTTCGGTTCGTTGTGCCACTTCCACTTCGACGCGAGCGAGCCGGCGCCGAACTCGTCCGACAGCGACGCCGCCATCGCCGACGCCGTGATGGCGAGAGCGCCGATGGCGGCAACCAGAGCCAGTCTCTTCATGGGTCGATCCCTTTCTGCGATAATGTGCCACCCGTTGCGTAGGGTACCGCACGACAACCTGATGTGAAAGGGAGCCGCAGCGTGGGAGCCGATGCGTTCAGGGCTGGTGTTGTCGGGCTCGGTCGAGGGATGGCGCACGCGAACGTCCTGTCGCTGTTCGAGGGCGTGCGGGTCGTCGCCGTGTGCGATCCTGCGCCGGCGGCGCGCGAACGAGCTTCCACCCGGATGGAGCTGGAGGCTGCCTACGCCGACTACGACCGGTTCCTGGAGCACAATCTGGACATCGTCGTCGTCGCGTCGCCGCCGATGCAGCATGCGGAACAGAGCATCGCGGCGCTTCGAGCAGGCAAGCACGTCCTCTGTGAAGTGCCGATGATCTACTCGCTCGACTTCGATGAGGCTCAGCGACAGGCACAAGCCCTCGCCGACGCTGTCGTCGCCGCCGAGGGCTCGACCGGTGCGCGCTTCATGTTCGCCGAGAACACGAACTACTGGTGGTTCGTCCACGATTGGCAGCGTCGTATCGACCAGGGCGAGCTGGGGCGCATCATCTACGCCGAGGTCGAGTACGTCCACAACTGCCGGTCCATCATGGCGCACGGCGATGGGACGCTCACTTGGCGCGCGTCCATGCCGCCCATCTTCTACTGCACACACAGCCTGGGACCCATTCTGGCGCTCGCCGGATCGAGACCCGTTCGCGTCGTGGGTCATGCGACAGGAACCGAGACCGATCCGAGGTTCCCAGCGCCGGACATGGAAGTCGCCATCGTGACGCTCGAAAACGGAGCGCTGGTCAAGGTGCTCTGCGGGTTCAAGGTGGCGCGGGAACCGTCGCACCACTACTTCTCGCTCTACGGGACGCGAGGGAGCGTCGAGACGGTGCGCAACCAGCCGCGCGCCGTGGGGCACTTCACCGACGGCGATGTCCAGCGCATGTCGGACATCCCGTTCTCGTACGACCACCCGAACGCGCCGGACGGCGCCGGAGCCGGTGGACATGGGACGTGCGAATACTACATGATCGCCGATTTCCTGAACGCGCTTCGAGCGGATGAGCCGATGCCCATCGACGTCTTCGCCGGACTCGATATGACGATGCCGGGCGTCTTCGCCCACGAGTCCGCCCGTCGCTGCGGCGTGCCGATGGATGTCCCCGACTACCGCGCCGCAAGACGACGCTGAACCTGTCTGCGCGCCGATTGAGCGCCGCCAGGCGCTGTGCTAGCATGTTCGCGCGC
This sequence is a window from Candidatus Poribacteria bacterium. Protein-coding genes within it:
- a CDS encoding Gfo/Idh/MocA family oxidoreductase codes for the protein MGADAFRAGVVGLGRGMAHANVLSLFEGVRVVAVCDPAPAARERASTRMELEAAYADYDRFLEHNLDIVVVASPPMQHAEQSIAALRAGKHVLCEVPMIYSLDFDEAQRQAQALADAVVAAEGSTGARFMFAENTNYWWFVHDWQRRIDQGELGRIIYAEVEYVHNCRSIMAHGDGTLTWRASMPPIFYCTHSLGPILALAGSRPVRVVGHATGTETDPRFPAPDMEVAIVTLENGALVKVLCGFKVAREPSHHYFSLYGTRGSVETVRNQPRAVGHFTDGDVQRMSDIPFSYDHPNAPDGAGAGGHGTCEYYMIADFLNALRADEPMPIDVFAGLDMTMPGVFAHESARRCGVPMDVPDYRAARRR